Proteins co-encoded in one Synechococcus elongatus PCC 6301 genomic window:
- a CDS encoding photosystem I assembly protein Ycf4 — protein MPSPVATVETDSLQQPILGSRRPSNYFWAIAVSVGGTGFLLAGLSSYLQVNLLPFSEPTRLAFLPQGLVMGLYGIAAILLASYLWFVISLDVGGGYNAFDRKTQKATIFRWGFPGKNRRVEITYPLSDIQAVRVDIKEGLNPKRALYLKVKGRGDVPLTRVGQPLPLTELESQGAELARFLAVPLEGL, from the coding sequence ATGCCGAGCCCCGTAGCGACCGTTGAGACGGATTCTTTACAGCAGCCAATCTTGGGATCCCGCCGCCCCAGCAACTATTTTTGGGCGATCGCGGTTTCGGTCGGGGGGACCGGATTTCTGCTGGCGGGCCTGTCCAGCTACCTGCAGGTCAATCTGTTGCCCTTTTCCGAGCCGACCCGACTGGCCTTTTTGCCCCAAGGACTGGTGATGGGCCTTTACGGGATCGCAGCCATCCTCTTGGCCAGCTACCTCTGGTTTGTGATCAGCCTCGATGTCGGCGGTGGCTATAACGCCTTCGATCGCAAAACTCAGAAAGCCACCATCTTTCGCTGGGGCTTCCCGGGCAAAAATCGTCGCGTTGAAATCACCTATCCCCTCAGCGATATCCAAGCGGTGCGCGTGGACATTAAAGAAGGCCTGAACCCCAAGCGGGCCCTCTACCTCAAGGTCAAAGGTCGGGGTGACGTTCCCCTAACGCGAGTTGGGCAGCCGCTACCGCTAACGGAACTGGAATCGCAGGGCGCTGAGCTGGCTCGTTTTCTGGCCGTGCCTCTGGAGGGCCTCTAA
- a CDS encoding peptidylprolyl isomerase, with product MRSLIQVAAQGLLIGLVAWGLVACSGSTTSLSAANANPEDVGRLYPDIPRLEGNATVVLTVNNQPIEIEVLGKDAPLTAGNFVDLVSKGVYDGTSFHRVVKEPQPFVVQGGDPQSKDPKVPAQQLGTGSYQDPNTKQPRYLPLEITPEGASQPVYSRTLEQASVSRPPKLRHQRGAVAMARASFPDSASSQFYIALSDLGFLDGNYAVFGYVRSDMTVVDRIKQGDRIQSAKVTAGLDNLKRP from the coding sequence ATGCGATCGCTGATCCAAGTTGCCGCCCAAGGACTCCTGATCGGTCTGGTGGCCTGGGGCTTAGTTGCCTGCAGTGGCAGTACCACCTCCCTCTCTGCAGCCAATGCCAATCCTGAGGACGTGGGACGCCTATACCCCGACATCCCTCGTCTGGAGGGCAATGCCACCGTTGTGCTGACGGTCAATAATCAGCCGATCGAGATCGAAGTCCTTGGAAAAGATGCGCCGCTTACCGCTGGCAATTTTGTTGACCTCGTCTCTAAAGGAGTTTACGACGGCACCAGCTTTCACCGCGTGGTGAAAGAACCGCAGCCCTTTGTGGTTCAAGGTGGCGATCCACAAAGCAAAGATCCCAAAGTGCCGGCCCAGCAACTGGGCACTGGGTCCTACCAAGATCCCAATACGAAACAGCCACGCTACTTACCCTTAGAAATTACGCCTGAGGGCGCAAGCCAGCCGGTCTATAGCCGGACGCTGGAACAAGCGAGCGTTAGCCGGCCACCAAAATTGCGGCATCAACGCGGTGCGGTCGCCATGGCCCGCGCATCCTTCCCTGATTCGGCATCTAGCCAGTTCTACATCGCACTGTCGGATTTGGGCTTTTTGGATGGAAACTATGCTGTCTTCGGCTATGTCCGCAGCGATATGACGGTCGTCGATCGCATCAAACAGGGCGATCGCATCCAATCAGCTAAGGTCACAGCAGGTCTGGACAACCTCAAACGCCCATGA
- a CDS encoding NAD(P)/FAD-dependent oxidoreductase — translation MSGSALRSVLNQLPARVAQGLHQSDAFWRSLRWGQLPTPQWVSESADPLGSCDLDVLVAGGTLGLLPALGLQRQGWRVGLWERGMVQGRDQEWNISRHELAVLVELELLTAEELEAAIATEFPAARIAFPGSAELWVEGILNIGISPRRLIATLLQHFREQGGQVFEQTAIDRVSVHPDGVVIGAGSQRWSGRLLLDALGHFSPIARQARAGAKPDAICLVVGGCAQGFPASDRGDLFVSRSPIQQQRQSFWEAFPAAEGRTAYLFTYIDAQPARPSLRSLLEEYLAALPEYQGVDLQQLQWKRLLWGILPSYRQSPLQSPWNRILAIGDSSSAQSPLSFGGFGALLRHLERLCRGIHEALLADCLQAADLALLQPHQPNLAVTWLFQQSMTVPLDRSLPPERINELLGRIFAVMESLGPQTLRPFLQDVVQFQPLAKTLLMTTLLHPVLVAKLLPQLGLQPLLQWLPQFLQLSLYRSLAIAGEPTDWLKVCDRDRFRQRRRQEAWFYGSGCDYAAPLKSSVDRHRSIN, via the coding sequence ATGAGTGGGTCAGCCCTGCGTTCTGTCTTGAATCAGTTGCCGGCCAGAGTGGCACAAGGGCTGCACCAGAGTGATGCTTTCTGGCGATCGCTGCGTTGGGGGCAACTGCCGACACCGCAGTGGGTCAGCGAATCGGCTGATCCGCTCGGCTCCTGCGATCTGGATGTCCTCGTCGCGGGAGGTACCTTGGGGCTTTTGCCTGCACTGGGCCTGCAGCGTCAGGGGTGGCGTGTTGGCCTCTGGGAACGCGGCATGGTCCAGGGGCGTGATCAGGAATGGAATATTTCGCGGCATGAGCTGGCCGTTTTGGTTGAGCTGGAACTACTGACAGCGGAGGAGCTCGAAGCGGCGATCGCGACAGAATTTCCAGCAGCCCGCATCGCTTTTCCCGGTAGCGCCGAGTTGTGGGTCGAAGGCATCCTCAACATTGGTATTTCTCCACGACGCCTGATTGCGACGCTGCTTCAGCATTTTCGTGAGCAAGGCGGGCAAGTCTTCGAACAGACCGCGATCGATCGCGTCAGTGTCCATCCCGATGGGGTTGTCATTGGGGCAGGGTCACAGCGTTGGTCGGGGCGGCTGCTCCTAGATGCCTTGGGGCACTTTTCACCGATCGCGCGTCAAGCTCGAGCGGGTGCAAAACCCGATGCCATTTGCCTCGTTGTTGGTGGCTGTGCCCAGGGCTTCCCCGCCAGCGATCGCGGCGATTTGTTTGTTTCGCGATCGCCCATCCAACAACAGCGCCAGTCCTTTTGGGAAGCTTTTCCAGCAGCAGAGGGTCGCACCGCTTATCTCTTTACCTATATCGACGCCCAGCCAGCTCGTCCGAGTCTGCGATCGCTGCTAGAGGAGTATCTAGCGGCCTTGCCGGAGTACCAGGGCGTGGATTTGCAACAGTTGCAGTGGAAACGCCTGTTGTGGGGAATTCTCCCTAGCTATCGCCAAAGCCCTCTCCAAAGTCCTTGGAATCGGATTCTCGCGATCGGCGACAGCAGTAGCGCCCAGTCTCCCCTTAGTTTTGGCGGTTTTGGCGCATTGTTGCGGCATTTGGAGCGACTCTGCCGTGGCATCCACGAAGCACTGCTCGCTGATTGCCTGCAAGCTGCCGATCTAGCGCTGTTACAACCCCATCAGCCCAACTTGGCTGTGACCTGGCTGTTTCAGCAGAGTATGACGGTGCCCCTCGATCGCTCCTTGCCCCCAGAACGGATCAACGAGCTACTGGGGCGAATCTTCGCCGTGATGGAGAGCTTGGGTCCCCAGACCCTCCGTCCTTTCCTGCAGGATGTGGTGCAGTTTCAGCCCTTGGCCAAAACCCTGTTGATGACGACGCTGCTTCATCCAGTCTTGGTGGCAAAACTGTTGCCGCAGCTGGGACTTCAACCCTTGCTGCAGTGGCTGCCGCAATTTTTGCAGCTTAGTCTCTATCGATCACTCGCGATCGCTGGCGAACCCACAGACTGGCTCAAAGTCTGCGATCGCGATCGCTTCCGCCAGCGCCGCCGCCAAGAGGCCTGGTTCTACGGATCGGGCTGCGACTATGCTGCCCCCCTCAAAAGCTCAGTGGATCGACATCGATCAATAAATTGA